Proteins from a single region of Felis catus isolate Fca126 chromosome B4, F.catus_Fca126_mat1.0, whole genome shotgun sequence:
- the GSG1 gene encoding germ cell-specific gene 1 protein isoform X2 produces the protein MSKPSQLTQNVCLTQKVELSQGFYGQRAFLSAILNMLSLSLSTVSLLSNYWFVGTQKVPKPVCGKGLAAKCFDVPVPLDGSSTNNTSSQEVVQYSWEAGDDRFSFHTFWSGMWLSCEESVEEPGERCRSFIELTPPTEREILWLSMGAQFSSIGLEFASFLLLLMDLLLTGNPGCGLKLSAFAAISSVLSGLLGMVAHMMYSQVFQATVNVGPEDWRPHAWNYGWAFYTAWVSFTCCMASAVTTFNTYTKLVLEFKCKHSKSFKGNPTCLPHHHQCFLQQLCAAHTGGPLTSYHQYPNQPIRSVSEGVDFYSELRNKGLQQGPSQALKEEEAGSVVEEEQC, from the exons GTGGAGCTCTCCCAGGGCTTCTATGGCCAACGGGCATTCCTATCTGCCATCCTCAACATGCTGTCACTCAGCCTCTCCACAGTATCCCTGCTCAGCAACTACTGGTTTGTGGGCACACAGAAGGTGCCCAAGCCCGTGTGCGGAAAAGGTCTGGCAGCCAAATGCTTTGACGTGCCGGTGCCCTTGGATGGGAGCAGCACCAACAACACATCATCCCAGGAGGTGGTGCAATacagctgggaggctggggaTGACCGCTTCTCCTTCCATACCTTCTGGAGTGGCATGTGGCTATCCTGTGAGGAAAGCGTGGAAGAACCAG GGGAGAGGTGCCGAAGTTTCATTGAACTCACGCCACCAACCGAGAGAG AGATCCTATGGTTATCAATGGGAGCCCAGTTCTCCTCCATTGGACTTGAATTCGCCAGCTTCCTCCTGCTACTGATGGACCTGCTGCTCACTGGGAACCCGGGCTGCGGGCTCAAGCTGAGCGCCTTTGCGGCAATCTCCTCCGTCCTGTCAG GCCTTCTGGGGATGGTGGCCCATATGATGTATTCACAAGTCTTCCAGGCAACGGTCAACGTGGGTCCAGAAGACTGGAGGCCACATGCTTGGAATTATGGCTGGGCCTTCTA CACGGCCTGGGTTTCCTTCACCTGTTGCATGGCATCGGCTGTCACCACCTTCAACACATACACCAAGTTGGTGCTGGAGTTCAAGTGTAAGCACAGTAAGAGCTTCAAAGGAAACCCGACTTGCCTGCCACATCACCACCAATGTTTCCTCCAGCAGCTATGTGCAGCCCACACAGGGGGTCCTTTGACCAGCTACCACCAGTATCCCAATCAGCCCATCCGCTCTGTCTCTGAAGGAGTTGACTTCTACTCAGAGCTCCGCAACAAGGGATTACAACAAGGACCCAGCCAGGCTCTTAAGGAAGAGGAGGCGGGGTCAGTCGTAGAGGAAGAACAGTGTTAG
- the GSG1 gene encoding germ cell-specific gene 1 protein isoform X1, producing MSKPSQLTQNVCLTQKVELSQGFYGQRAFLSAILNMLSLSLSTVSLLSNYWFVGTQKVPKPVCGKGLAAKCFDVPVPLDGSSTNNTSSQEVVQYSWEAGDDRFSFHTFWSGMWLSCEESVEEPGERCRSFIELTPPTERGEKGLLEFATLQGPCHPTLRFGGKRLMEKAFLPHPPPGLVAKILWLSMGAQFSSIGLEFASFLLLLMDLLLTGNPGCGLKLSAFAAISSVLSGLLGMVAHMMYSQVFQATVNVGPEDWRPHAWNYGWAFYTAWVSFTCCMASAVTTFNTYTKLVLEFKCKHSKSFKGNPTCLPHHHQCFLQQLCAAHTGGPLTSYHQYPNQPIRSVSEGVDFYSELRNKGLQQGPSQALKEEEAGSVVEEEQC from the exons GTGGAGCTCTCCCAGGGCTTCTATGGCCAACGGGCATTCCTATCTGCCATCCTCAACATGCTGTCACTCAGCCTCTCCACAGTATCCCTGCTCAGCAACTACTGGTTTGTGGGCACACAGAAGGTGCCCAAGCCCGTGTGCGGAAAAGGTCTGGCAGCCAAATGCTTTGACGTGCCGGTGCCCTTGGATGGGAGCAGCACCAACAACACATCATCCCAGGAGGTGGTGCAATacagctgggaggctggggaTGACCGCTTCTCCTTCCATACCTTCTGGAGTGGCATGTGGCTATCCTGTGAGGAAAGCGTGGAAGAACCAG GGGAGAGGTGCCGAAGTTTCATTGAACTCACGCCACCAACCGAGAGAGGTGAGAAAGGACTACTGGAGTTTGCCACGTTGCAAGGCCCATGTCACCCCACTCTCCGATTTGGAGGGAAGCGGTTGATGGAGAAggctttcctcccccaccctcccccgggGCTTGTGGCAA AGATCCTATGGTTATCAATGGGAGCCCAGTTCTCCTCCATTGGACTTGAATTCGCCAGCTTCCTCCTGCTACTGATGGACCTGCTGCTCACTGGGAACCCGGGCTGCGGGCTCAAGCTGAGCGCCTTTGCGGCAATCTCCTCCGTCCTGTCAG GCCTTCTGGGGATGGTGGCCCATATGATGTATTCACAAGTCTTCCAGGCAACGGTCAACGTGGGTCCAGAAGACTGGAGGCCACATGCTTGGAATTATGGCTGGGCCTTCTA CACGGCCTGGGTTTCCTTCACCTGTTGCATGGCATCGGCTGTCACCACCTTCAACACATACACCAAGTTGGTGCTGGAGTTCAAGTGTAAGCACAGTAAGAGCTTCAAAGGAAACCCGACTTGCCTGCCACATCACCACCAATGTTTCCTCCAGCAGCTATGTGCAGCCCACACAGGGGGTCCTTTGACCAGCTACCACCAGTATCCCAATCAGCCCATCCGCTCTGTCTCTGAAGGAGTTGACTTCTACTCAGAGCTCCGCAACAAGGGATTACAACAAGGACCCAGCCAGGCTCTTAAGGAAGAGGAGGCGGGGTCAGTCGTAGAGGAAGAACAGTGTTAG
- the GSG1 gene encoding germ cell-specific gene 1 protein isoform X3, with protein sequence MSKPSQLTQNVCLTQKVELSQGFYGQRAFLSAILNMLSLSLSTVSLLSNYWFVGTQKVPKPVCGKGLAAKCFDVPVPLDGSSTNNTSSQEVVQYSWEAGDDRFSFHTFWSGMWLSCEESVEEPEILWLSMGAQFSSIGLEFASFLLLLMDLLLTGNPGCGLKLSAFAAISSVLSGLLGMVAHMMYSQVFQATVNVGPEDWRPHAWNYGWAFYTAWVSFTCCMASAVTTFNTYTKLVLEFKCKHSKSFKGNPTCLPHHHQCFLQQLCAAHTGGPLTSYHQYPNQPIRSVSEGVDFYSELRNKGLQQGPSQALKEEEAGSVVEEEQC encoded by the exons GTGGAGCTCTCCCAGGGCTTCTATGGCCAACGGGCATTCCTATCTGCCATCCTCAACATGCTGTCACTCAGCCTCTCCACAGTATCCCTGCTCAGCAACTACTGGTTTGTGGGCACACAGAAGGTGCCCAAGCCCGTGTGCGGAAAAGGTCTGGCAGCCAAATGCTTTGACGTGCCGGTGCCCTTGGATGGGAGCAGCACCAACAACACATCATCCCAGGAGGTGGTGCAATacagctgggaggctggggaTGACCGCTTCTCCTTCCATACCTTCTGGAGTGGCATGTGGCTATCCTGTGAGGAAAGCGTGGAAGAACCAG AGATCCTATGGTTATCAATGGGAGCCCAGTTCTCCTCCATTGGACTTGAATTCGCCAGCTTCCTCCTGCTACTGATGGACCTGCTGCTCACTGGGAACCCGGGCTGCGGGCTCAAGCTGAGCGCCTTTGCGGCAATCTCCTCCGTCCTGTCAG GCCTTCTGGGGATGGTGGCCCATATGATGTATTCACAAGTCTTCCAGGCAACGGTCAACGTGGGTCCAGAAGACTGGAGGCCACATGCTTGGAATTATGGCTGGGCCTTCTA CACGGCCTGGGTTTCCTTCACCTGTTGCATGGCATCGGCTGTCACCACCTTCAACACATACACCAAGTTGGTGCTGGAGTTCAAGTGTAAGCACAGTAAGAGCTTCAAAGGAAACCCGACTTGCCTGCCACATCACCACCAATGTTTCCTCCAGCAGCTATGTGCAGCCCACACAGGGGGTCCTTTGACCAGCTACCACCAGTATCCCAATCAGCCCATCCGCTCTGTCTCTGAAGGAGTTGACTTCTACTCAGAGCTCCGCAACAAGGGATTACAACAAGGACCCAGCCAGGCTCTTAAGGAAGAGGAGGCGGGGTCAGTCGTAGAGGAAGAACAGTGTTAG